GATCTTCACGGAAAGTCCAAAACACGCCCCATCGCTCGAACCCGCAACGTTGCTCCACTGAGGTACAAGATGCTCGAAGAGAAGGCTCACTCCCGCAAGGCATGACGGGATGCATTCTTCGAACCCCGCCGACCGTGACGGTCGGCAGAACGGGACGCAGGATCGAATCCCTGCAAAGATTGACCGAAGTTTGCCCGGTGCTTCGAATCGGCAACAGGGCGCCAGAATAGCGGTTGTCACGGACTGACTCCGTCCGGCAAGCTTGCCATGAGCCACGCATCGCATCCGGTCCTCTATAAAGCCGGAATACGCCGAAAGAAACGCCGCCATCATGGATAACTGCCGTCCATCCTCCTACCCACGTCGCATTCTTCTTGCCGTTACCGGTCTGTCGCCACAGGTCGTGACCGAGACCCTGCATGCGCTCGCGGTCGGCAACGACGATCCTTTCGTGCCCACCGAGATTCACCTCATCACCACCGGCGAAGGTGCGGAGCGTGCCCGCCTCGCCCTGCTGTCGGACAAGCCCGGCTGGTTCCACCGCCTGCGCAAGGACTTCGACCTGCCGGAGATCACCTTCGATGCCGAGCACGTCCACGTGTTGCGCGACGTCGGTGGGCACAGCCTCGCCGATATCCGCAGCCCGGCGGACAACCTCGCGTGTGCAGACTTCATCACGGAGAAGGTGCGCGAACTCAGCGCCGATCCCGACAGCGCCCTGCATGTATCCATCGCAGGCGGACGCAAGACCATGGGTTTCTTCCTGGGCTACGCGCTGTCGCTCTTCGGCCGCCCGCAGGACCGCCTGTCGCACGTGCTGGTGTCCGAACCCTTCGAGAACAGCTGGGACTTCTTCTACCCCACGCCCTACGAGAACATCATCGAGACGAGCGCGAAGAAACTCGTGGACACCCGCGACGCCCGCCTGAGCCTGGCGGACATACCCTTCGTCGCCCTGCGTCACGGCCTGCCCACCGCACTGCTCGACGGCAGCGCACGTTTCGAACAAACAGTCAGCGCGGCACGGGCTGCACTCGGCCCCGCCTCGTTGGAGGTCGACCTTATTAGCCGTACGGTGCGGGCCGCTGGGCGTTCTTTCCAGCTTCCCCCTGCCGACTTGGCCCTGCTGACCGTCTTCGCGCGTCGCGCCATGAAAGATCAACCCGCACTTCCCGCACCGCCCAAGGACGTTGCCGACCCCGAATGGAGTGAGCGCTACCTAAAGGAACTCCGGACTATTTGCGGCCCCCTCGGCGATCGCGATGCCACCGAACACTCGCTACACAGAGGCATGGACGGGCATTACTTCTCGATGCGGCTATCGAAGTTGCGCAGGCGGCTGAAACGCGAACTGGATATTGCCGCTGGGCCATATCTCATTGATGATGGTGGAAGCAAGCCACACCGCTACAAGCTCGCATTGCAGGCAGACACCGTTCGGATAGTTGATTCACGGCGCATGGCAAGCTTGCGTTGAGCCAAGGCCTCATTCAAGGCGCTCACACTCGATAAGGCAGGCATATATCGCGCCAAGTTCTCCATCGCGGCGTCGGACAAGAGGCGCTGCTAGGGCCAAGACCAGGAACGAAGAATGATCAAACAGACCTACCTCCTGAAACTCGCCAGCCCTGCATTCCTGGGTGGCGCCGACCAACGCGGCGCTTGGCGCACGCCGCCGATCAAGGCCCTCCTCCGCGAGTGGTGGCGCATCGCGATGGCACACAGGCTGGGCTACGACCATCGCCAGATCAAGAATCACGAGACTCGACTTTTCGGCACAGCAGCGGACGAAGCCGGCGGCGAAAACCATCGCAGCCAGATCCGCCTTTCGCTCGCGCACTGGCACGAAGGCACGATGCACTCGCATGAACCGCTGCCCATGATTTACCACCCCGAGGCAGAGCGCGCCAAGAATAAAGTGGAGCCGCTGAACTACTTGGGCTACGGGCCGATTGATCGCGGCAAGCTGAAGTTTGGAGCTGCGCTCCAATCCAAAGAGAGCAACATCCTCCGTATTGCGTTGCCCAACAGCGAATCTGAATCTCCCAACCTGCAATGCGCCCTCACCCTCGCCCATTGGTTCGGCACTGTCGGCGGGCGCAGCCGCAACGGCTGGGGCTCGATAGTTTGGGCGCCCGAAGAGGGCACGCCCACGCTTGCGCCCCTGAGCGCGTCGGCACTGGAGGCATCCGGCTGCACCCGCGCGCTCGAACAATCCTTGGAGGTCGACTGGCCGCACGCTATCGGCAGCGATGGCGCTGGTGTCCTGGTGTGGCGTAGCAGGGAAACCTTCAGGGACTGGCACGAGGCGATGACCTTCCTCGCACGAACCAAGATCGCCTTTCGTACTCACCTCGAGTTCAACGGCGGGCAACCCCACCCGGCAGCACAACCCCGCCACGCACTCGCCTACCCCGTCACCAACCACAAGGTATCGGCCTGGGAAGGCAGCGGCAAAGGTCGCCTCGCCAACACATTGCGCTTCAAGCTCCACATCGAAGCGGAGGGTCGCCTGCGCGCACTGATCTATCACACGCCTTGCAAGCCAACCCTCCCCCATGCTGACCTCGATCTGCTCAACACTTGGCAGCGCGTGCACCGCTTCCTCGACGCTCAGCCCACACTCGCGCGTCTCGCCTGACCCGGAAACGCCATGACCGACACCACGCAAAACATCTGGCTAGCCAAACTCGCGGCTTGGACCCAAGCCCCCGCCGAGAAGGCCTTGGGACTCCTCCGCGACCCCGCCGGCCAGGAAGGCGGTAGAGTACGCGCGCTGCAACAAGCCCTCTTCCCCAATGGTCTGCCAGAGGCGCTGGCCGTGCATGTGAAACGCGCTGACCACTGGGCCCGCGCTGCAGACCGTCCACACTTTCCCCGCAGCGAAAAGGACGGCCGCTACGCTGCCTGGACACAGGTGCACTACGACCAAAGCCCGGTGCTCATCCACCCCCTCTCGGGTACCCAATTCGACCTCAAGACGCTCGGCATCGACGCCAGTCAGATACGCAGCCTATCGACCGATCAATTCCAGACACTGATCGAACGCGATGCCACTGGCCGGCCCGATGCCCGCCGAACTGCGCTCGCCTTCTGGCGCTTCGGCCCAGAGCTCGACACCAACGGTCTGCGCGCACTTTGGCAGCTGCTGCCCGCCGACACGCGCATCCCCGACCACACCATCTGGACGCACCTCGACCTGTCCGCCGCCTTCGCCTCGTCCTTTGCCGCCGATGCCGACGCCAACCCGGCGCTGCTGTCGATGGCCTTCGGCCCGGTGCAGGACTTCATCGCCCAGGCGCGCACCACCTCCGACCTGTGGGCCGGCTCGCACCTGCTCTCGCGCATCGCGTGGGCGGGCCTGAAGGTGATCTGCGAACGCCTCGGCCCGGACGCGGTGATCTTCCCGCAGCTGCGCGGCGTGCCGCTGGTCGACCTCTGGCTGCGCGACGAGATGGGCGTGAACGCCAAGCGGTTCCTCGACTGTGAATGGGCGGAGCATCGCACCGACGCCAACCCGCTGTTCGCCGCCGCGTTGCCCAACAAACTGGTCGCCATCGTCCCTGCCGGTCAGGCGCAGGCACTGGCCGAAGCCATCACCCGCGCGGTGCGCGACTTCGTACGCGACACCGCCCAGGGCATGCTCGCCGATCTGCTCGACGCCGCCGACATCGACAACACGCCCGAGTTGCCCTGCCACGCCCAGCTTGCCGCCCAGCTCGGCGGCTTTCCGGAAGTGCACTGGGCAGCCGTACCCTTTGCCCCGCTGGTAAGGGAAGGCGAAAAGACACCGGACGTCACCGAGCTGAACAAAGCCGGCGAACCTTTCTTCGGCAACGGGGGCTTCCTCGCCAGCCCCGCGTGGCAGCGCCTGCAGAAGCCGCTTGAGCTCGAAGGTACGCGCTTCTACCGCCCCAACGCCGGCGTGCTCTACCCGGCTCTCTACGAGTTGCTCGACCGCGTCGTCGCCAGCGCCAAGAGCGTGCGCGTCGCCCCCCAACGCCCGAATGGTGGCGATCAGGGCTATCGCTGCGACCTCACCGGAGAAGCCGAATGGCTCACCCACGACCGCAACCATCTCGCCATTCCAAAGGGCGAGCGCAAGAAAACCGACACCCTCTGGAACCGCGCCATCAACAAACGCCCCGGCCTCAGCCGCAAGGACGAACACCTCTCCGCACTCGCCATGCTTAAGCGCATGTGGCCGCGCTGGTTCGTCGAGCACGAACTGGGCACATGCGACATAGACGTGCGCCGCTTCGTGGTGTCCACGCACACTCTGGCCGTGTCTACCTCGCTCGAGCATTGGCTAGCGGAGGGAGCGCCGATCGGCAACGCCGGTCGCGAGCTGCTGGTGAAGGCCGACGAAGCCGAGCGCGACAACGTCCTGGACTACGCTGCCCTGCCGCGCCGCCTGATCCGCAAACTGATGGGCGGAAAACTCTTCGACGCCGAACAACGCCGCCTCGCCCGCGCCTTGCCAGCGCTGATGGAAAACGACAGTCCCGACGACCCCGAAGCCCGTAACGCAAGTGCAGATCTCGTCCGCAAACTGCTGGGAGACAAACCCGAAGCCTATTACGCGCTCATCCTGCTCGACGGCGACAAGATGGGTGCATGGATCTCCGGCGGCAGCGAGGCCTATCCCCTGCCCACCCGCGACACCTTCCACCCGCAGATCCGCAGCCATCTGGCCGCCCACTTCAACCGCCGGGAGCTCACCGAATACCTCGACGCCGCCCGTGCCGTGTCGCCCAGCCGTCACATGGCGATTTCCAGCGCGCTCAACAGCTTTGCGCTCTCCCTTGCGCAGGACATCGTCGAGAACCGCTGCAAGGGCAAGCTCCTCTATGCCGGCGGCGACGATGTGATGGCGCTGGTTGCGGTCGATGACCTGCTCGCCTGCCTCACCCTGCTGCGAGCCGCCTACGGCGGGTTGTCCTTGCATGACAAGGACGACCCCAAAAAACCCGGCCCACTGGCCGGATCGCTCCAACTGGACCTCGACGGGCTCACGCTGGGTGGCGGCCACGCCCTACTCGGCAGCCGCCTGCTGCGGCTGATGGGCGAGCACGCCACTGCCAGCGCGGGCGCGGTGATCGCGCATCACAGCGCCCCGCTCGGCGCGGTGCTGCGAAGCCTGCGCGAGGCCGAAAGGCGCGCCAAGAGCAAGGGCGGACGCGACGCCTTCGCCATCACGCTTATGAAGCGCGGTGGTGGCGCCACCGAGCTCACCCTGCCGTGGCGGCTCGACGAACATGCCATTGGGCACAAGCCAACGCTGGACGGTTCACCGATGCAGCTACTCGCCAGCCTTAGCGCGCTCTTCGCCGGCGACGACACCTCGCGCAAGGCCGCCTTCGTTACCCAAGGCTGGATGCCACATCTACCCACGCAGATGGAGACCGCAACACTGAGGGCATTGCTCGCCCACAACTTGGCCCATCGTCTGGAACGCCAAGGCGCACGGAAAGATCTCGCCGACGAATATGGCGGCAAGCTTGCCACGCTCGCCCTGCATCCACGGCTGGTTAACACTGACTCAGGGATCACGCCCGACCAGGTCGTCACCGACGTGCTGGCGGTCGCCGAATTCCTCGCCCGCGAGAGCCGCGCCCACAAGAACAAGCTGATCGCCTTGGAGCACTGATCCATGCACGAGATCGCCCACACCCTGCTCATTGAGCCGCTGGATGTGCTCGTCCTGCGCGGCAATAAGCTCTTCGCCGACGCAGGCAGCCACGGCGAAGCCGTAATGCCACCCTGGCCCTCGGTCGCCGCCGGCGCCCTTCGCAGCCGCATGCTGGCCGACGCCCGCATCGACCCGGCCGCATTCGCTGCTGATCGCGCCGATATCGAACCTGCGCTTGCCACCAGCCTTGGCAGCGTCGAGGCACCCGGCACGTTCCGCATCGCTCACTTCGGCCTGGCCCGCAACACGGGCAATGCCGACGCGCCCGCGTTCGAAGCCCTGCTGCCCCTGCCCGCCGACCTCAGCGTCGACCAGGCCGAGCGCGCCACCACGCTGCAGCCCACGCAACTGCATTCGGCACTCGCCAGCAGCCACCCCCTGCCGCTCACACCGGTGCTGTGCCAGCCCGAGGCTGGCAAGCCCAAGGGTGGCCTGTGGCTCACCGTCGCCGGCATCCTTGCCTGGCAGCGCGGCGACGCCCTCGAAAAGCGCAAGGGCCATTGGGTAGCTTCGTCCGACTTGTGGCGGCTCGACCCACGCCTTGGCATCGCACTCGAAGCCGGCATGGGGACCGTCGCCGAAGGGCAGCTCTACACCAGCGAAGCGATTGCACTGAAACCCGGTGTCGCTTTTGTGACGCGCGTGCAGGGCGCGCACGGCGTCTTACCGCAAGACGGCCTGTTGCGCTTCGGTGGCGACGGTCACGGCGCGCACGTGCGCGAGGCCGCATGCGCTCTGCCGGCGTGCGACAGCGCCGCGCTGGCACGCGTCGGGCGCTTCCGCCTGCTGCTCACCAGCCCCGGCATCTTCCCGCAGGGCTGGCATCTGCCCGACATGAACGGCAACCCGGGCGACGGTCGTTGGCATTTTCATGGCGCCTCGGCGCGACTGGTGTGCGCTGCCGTGCCCCGGCTCGAAACCGTCTCCGGCTGGGACGTCGCCCGCCGCCAACCCAAGCCCGCGCTGCGCGCCGCGCCTACCGGCAGCGTGTACTGGCTTGACGACTTCCAGGGCGACCCGTCCGCGCTCGACGCCCTGCAGCGCGACGGCCTGCCCTGCGACGACCGTACCCGCCGAGCCGAAGGGTTCAACGCCTGCCTGCTCGCACACTGGAACTGAGGATACTTCGCATGCGGAAAGACGAACTCGGATCCATCGCCCAGAAGACAGAGCCATGAAAAGGCTGGATACAGCAGCCGGTCACCTTCACAACGTCGCCCGTTGAATCGCATCGAGGAAAACCCCCATGTTCCAAGCCCACGCCGCACTTTTCCTGTACGCAACCAGCCCGGTTCACATGGGTTCCGGCCAGGCCTTCGGCCTCATCGACAACCCCATCGCCCGCGAGCGCCACTGCGAGCACCCGGTGTTCCCTGGGTCCGGCCTCAAGGGCGCGATCCGCCATCGCTTCCACAGCCTGCCCGGCTGGACCGAGGACGAAAAGGGCGAGAAGCTGCTCGACCGCCTGTTCGGACCCGAATCCCGGGCGGCCACGCTTCACGCCGGTGCCATCAGCCTGGGTGATGCCCAACTCGTCGCCTTCCCGGTACGTTCGGTCAAACAGGGGTATGTGTACGCCACCAGCGCCCACGCCTTGGCCCGTGCGGCCCGCCTGCTCGCCCAACTCGGCGTGGCCGGCATGCCTGCAACGCCCACTGCACTCGCGCCCGGCCAGACCTGCGTGGCCAATCCCGAGCTGCTGAACACCGACAAATTGCATCTGGAGGCCTTCGAATATCGCAACGACGCGCCCCAAACCGAGAAACTCGAGAAAGTTGCCCGCTGGCTGGCTGACAAGGCCCTACCCACCGGCGACGCCCACGCCTATTTCCGCGACAAGTTCGCCCGCCATCTGGTGCTGCTCGCCGACGAGGACTTCAACTGGTTCAGCAAGAACGCCACCGTGGTAGAGCCGCATGTCCGGATCAACAACAATACGGGAGCCGCCGACAGCGGCGGCCTGTTCTACACGGAGAACCTCCCGCCCGAGACGCTGATGCTGGGCAGCCTGATGGCCAGCCGCGAACGCAGCGGCAAGGACAACGGACTCGACGCCCAAACGGTGCTCGCACAGGTCATCGGCGCCATTAACGGCCAGTTGCTTCAGGTCGGTGGCGACGCCACCACCGGGCGTGGGTTGGTCGCCGCGCGTCTCATCAATGGCGTCAGCCTCTGAAAAGGGAGATCCGTGATGAGCACGCCCGCCAAAAGCACCAAATCAGCCCCGGTCACACTGGAGCAGAAACGCGCCCAATACGCTTGGCAGTACGCCGAGAGCGGTATCGGCGTATCCGGCGACAAGTACCGAAATCTTGCCAAAGCCGCCCCCGCTCTGATCATGAACAATGGGCTGATGCAAACGTTGGCATTCCTTAACAGCAAGAACGAACGCCACCATCAAGCACTCGCGGAACACATCCGTCGCTGGCTCAGCGTAAGAGGTGGTGGTCCTGATCGCGATGTGGGCTTCGAAGCTGGCATGAAGGCAATGCTGGACTTCGCGCCCGACCAATACCGCCAAGCCACCGACGAAGCCCTGCTCATCCTGCGCTGGATCCGTCAGTTCGCCGCTGCGCTGTGAGGACCCAAAATGGCTAAACCCTGCATTCCCAGCTATGTGAGCCAAGACTTCAGTGCGTGCCCTCCCGGCCATCGCTTTACCCTTTATTTCGACCTCTGGTCGAGCGAACAGGAGGAATATCGGCTTGAGCTCGCGGAATGGGCTGCGAATGGGCGCAGAGGTCGTGAGCCCCAACAGCCCCTCACCCGAGAGGACTGGATCATCCCTTCCAAGCGGAAGACCGAAGCGGCCCAGCGGGCCTGCGTTCTTCCGGATGGAAGCCGCGCCGCACTCAAGGCCCTCTGCGAACGCCAGAGAACGCTGGCGGCCAGCGTCGGCGTAACGATGTTCGCCCATCCCGCCCGCCTCACCGCCCCACTCGCCACCGGGCTTGGCAACGAGCACCCGCTGGAGAACGGCTTCGCCTTCCTCAGCCCGCACGGCCTGCCCTATCTGGCTGGAAGCGGACTGAAGGGCGTGATCCGTCGTGCCGCCGAGGAACTCGCCAGCGGCGAATGGGGCGACAGCGCCGGCTGGAATAAGGACGCCATCGACATCCTGTTCGGTCTTGAAACCGAATCGGGTGACACCGAAGCCACCCGCACCCGTGGTGCCCTAATGTTCTGGGACCTCTTCTTCCGGCCCGCCAGCGACAAGGCCCCGCTGCTCGCGGTGGAAATCATGACGCCACACCACTCGGGCTATTTGCAGGGCAACGGCACCCCGCACGCCAACGAGCAACCCAACCCCATCCCCTTCCTCGCCGTCGCCGCAGGCTGCGAATGTACGCTGTACGTCCAGTGCAACCCCGCGCAGATTTCCGCCGATGCGGGCGCGATGCGCACCGACTGGCCCACGCTGCTCGCTGCCGCCGTCGAACATGCCGGCGAATGGATGGGCTTCGGCGCCAAGAGCGCAGTCGGCTATGGGCGAATAGGTCAGGACCAGGCCTTGAGCCGCAAGCTTAAACAGGAAGCAGCCGAAAGGGCCGAGAAACAGGCACGCGAGGCACGCGAAGCCGAGTTGGCCACTCTTAGTCCCCAGGCACGCACCATCGCCGAGTTCGTCGAGCGCTGCAGAGATAAGCAAGGGAGTGGCCGCAAGGACCAGTACAACCCTGGAGGCGGCCTGTTCTCCACAGCACTGCAGCTGAGCAAACAGGCCTTGGACGAAGCCCGGCAATGGAGCGGTGCCGACCGCATCCGGTTGGCCGATGCACTCACTGAATGGCTACCGAAGGTGATTGAAAAACTCGACCGCAAGGACGACTGGAAGGACGCCCGCAAAAGGCTGTGCATCGCCGCCCTGCGGGGCGAATAAGCATGTGCATCCTATACCAGCACGACGCACGGAACAGCGTGCTTGGCTCACGGATCGCTGGACGCTAGTGCAATTCAACGGAAACTGCGCATGACCACCCTCATCAGCTTTCTCGGCAAGGGCCGCTACGAGAAAGACGGTTATCGCAACGCCAAGTACCGCTTCGACGAGGCCTTCGTACGCGAGGTGCCGTTTTTCGGCTTGGCGCTCAACGACTATCTCAAGCCCGACCGGCTGATCTTGGTCGGCACCTCGGGCAGCATGTGGGACGTCTTCTTCGAGCGCGAAGCCAGCCAGAGCGACGATTCGCTACTCGAGCTCATCGAGGCCGTCGAGTCCGACACGGTCGATGCCGCTCTCCTCGACGGCCACGCGGGGCGCCTGTCCGAGCGCTTGGGCCACCCGGTCGACTGTGTCCTGATCGACTACGCCCGCGACGAGGCCGGCCAGGCCAAGCTGCTCGGGCAGCTCGCAGCGAGCCTCACCGAGGGCGAGCACATCGCCATCGACGTCACCCACTCTTTCCGCCACCTGCCGATGCTGGCACTGATCGCCGCGCGCTTCCTGTCACGCGTGCGCAACGTGCTCATCGAAGACATCTACTACGGTGCTTACGACATGAAGGACGCGGCCAGCGACGAGGTGCCGGTGCTGCGCCTGAAGGGCATGCTGAAAATGCTCGACTGGGTCGATGCCCTGTCGAGCTACGACAAGGACGGCGACTACAGCGTCTTTTCCGGCCTGCTTGCCGAGGACGGCATGCCCGAAGGCCTGGCGCGCATCCTCGAATCCGCAGCGTTCCAGGAGCGTGTCAATCATCTCGAAGGCGCCAAGCAAAAGCTCAGTGCCTCACTCCAGGCCATCGCCACTCACCATGGCCCGCTCGGCAGCCTCTTCCGCCCCGAACTCGAAGCCCGCGTCGCTTGGGTGCGCAAGCCCGAACGTGGCCAACGCGAACTCGCCCTCGCGGAAGCCTACCTCGCTCGACGCGACTATCTGCGCACTACCATCTTCCTGCTCGAGGGTCTCATTACGCGCGAAATCGACCGGCGCAAGGGGATCTCAAAAAACCGCGACGAGCGCGAAGAGGCCCGCAAAGCGCTGGGCCAGGACAACAAGCAGTTCAGAAAACTTGAGTGGCTACGCAACGCCCTCGCCCACGGCCAGCGCTCGCAGGACAACGACACCGCCAAGCTGCTCAACGACGAGGACGCCCTGCGCGAGGCGCTCAAGCGCTTCATCCGCGTGCTGGCCTGACCATGCCGCCCGCCCAAACGCTTCCCCTTGCTCGCTACCGCTACACCTTCCGCGTGCGCGAGCCCCTAAGGTTGCCGAATTATGCCGGGTCCCTCCTGCGAGGCCAGTTCGGTGCATCCCTGCGTCACATCAGCTGCATGACACAGCAGCCCACCTGTGAAGGCTGCC
This region of Thauera sp. JM12B12 genomic DNA includes:
- the csm6 gene encoding CRISPR-associated ring nuclease Csm6, with protein sequence MDNCRPSSYPRRILLAVTGLSPQVVTETLHALAVGNDDPFVPTEIHLITTGEGAERARLALLSDKPGWFHRLRKDFDLPEITFDAEHVHVLRDVGGHSLADIRSPADNLACADFITEKVRELSADPDSALHVSIAGGRKTMGFFLGYALSLFGRPQDRLSHVLVSEPFENSWDFFYPTPYENIIETSAKKLVDTRDARLSLADIPFVALRHGLPTALLDGSARFEQTVSAARAALGPASLEVDLISRTVRAAGRSFQLPPADLALLTVFARRAMKDQPALPAPPKDVADPEWSERYLKELRTICGPLGDRDATEHSLHRGMDGHYFSMRLSKLRRRLKRELDIAAGPYLIDDGGSKPHRYKLALQADTVRIVDSRRMASLR
- a CDS encoding RAMP superfamily CRISPR-associated protein; this encodes MIKQTYLLKLASPAFLGGADQRGAWRTPPIKALLREWWRIAMAHRLGYDHRQIKNHETRLFGTAADEAGGENHRSQIRLSLAHWHEGTMHSHEPLPMIYHPEAERAKNKVEPLNYLGYGPIDRGKLKFGAALQSKESNILRIALPNSESESPNLQCALTLAHWFGTVGGRSRNGWGSIVWAPEEGTPTLAPLSASALEASGCTRALEQSLEVDWPHAIGSDGAGVLVWRSRETFRDWHEAMTFLARTKIAFRTHLEFNGGQPHPAAQPRHALAYPVTNHKVSAWEGSGKGRLANTLRFKLHIEAEGRLRALIYHTPCKPTLPHADLDLLNTWQRVHRFLDAQPTLARLA
- the cas10 gene encoding type III-B CRISPR-associated protein Cas10/Cmr2, which translates into the protein MTDTTQNIWLAKLAAWTQAPAEKALGLLRDPAGQEGGRVRALQQALFPNGLPEALAVHVKRADHWARAADRPHFPRSEKDGRYAAWTQVHYDQSPVLIHPLSGTQFDLKTLGIDASQIRSLSTDQFQTLIERDATGRPDARRTALAFWRFGPELDTNGLRALWQLLPADTRIPDHTIWTHLDLSAAFASSFAADADANPALLSMAFGPVQDFIAQARTTSDLWAGSHLLSRIAWAGLKVICERLGPDAVIFPQLRGVPLVDLWLRDEMGVNAKRFLDCEWAEHRTDANPLFAAALPNKLVAIVPAGQAQALAEAITRAVRDFVRDTAQGMLADLLDAADIDNTPELPCHAQLAAQLGGFPEVHWAAVPFAPLVREGEKTPDVTELNKAGEPFFGNGGFLASPAWQRLQKPLELEGTRFYRPNAGVLYPALYELLDRVVASAKSVRVAPQRPNGGDQGYRCDLTGEAEWLTHDRNHLAIPKGERKKTDTLWNRAINKRPGLSRKDEHLSALAMLKRMWPRWFVEHELGTCDIDVRRFVVSTHTLAVSTSLEHWLAEGAPIGNAGRELLVKADEAERDNVLDYAALPRRLIRKLMGGKLFDAEQRRLARALPALMENDSPDDPEARNASADLVRKLLGDKPEAYYALILLDGDKMGAWISGGSEAYPLPTRDTFHPQIRSHLAAHFNRRELTEYLDAARAVSPSRHMAISSALNSFALSLAQDIVENRCKGKLLYAGGDDVMALVAVDDLLACLTLLRAAYGGLSLHDKDDPKKPGPLAGSLQLDLDGLTLGGGHALLGSRLLRLMGEHATASAGAVIAHHSAPLGAVLRSLREAERRAKSKGGRDAFAITLMKRGGGATELTLPWRLDEHAIGHKPTLDGSPMQLLASLSALFAGDDTSRKAAFVTQGWMPHLPTQMETATLRALLAHNLAHRLERQGARKDLADEYGGKLATLALHPRLVNTDSGITPDQVVTDVLAVAEFLARESRAHKNKLIALEH
- a CDS encoding type III-B CRISPR module-associated Cmr3 family protein; its protein translation is MHEIAHTLLIEPLDVLVLRGNKLFADAGSHGEAVMPPWPSVAAGALRSRMLADARIDPAAFAADRADIEPALATSLGSVEAPGTFRIAHFGLARNTGNADAPAFEALLPLPADLSVDQAERATTLQPTQLHSALASSHPLPLTPVLCQPEAGKPKGGLWLTVAGILAWQRGDALEKRKGHWVASSDLWRLDPRLGIALEAGMGTVAEGQLYTSEAIALKPGVAFVTRVQGAHGVLPQDGLLRFGGDGHGAHVREAACALPACDSAALARVGRFRLLLTSPGIFPQGWHLPDMNGNPGDGRWHFHGASARLVCAAVPRLETVSGWDVARRQPKPALRAAPTGSVYWLDDFQGDPSALDALQRDGLPCDDRTRRAEGFNACLLAHWN
- the cmr4 gene encoding type III-B CRISPR module RAMP protein Cmr4, which encodes MFQAHAALFLYATSPVHMGSGQAFGLIDNPIARERHCEHPVFPGSGLKGAIRHRFHSLPGWTEDEKGEKLLDRLFGPESRAATLHAGAISLGDAQLVAFPVRSVKQGYVYATSAHALARAARLLAQLGVAGMPATPTALAPGQTCVANPELLNTDKLHLEAFEYRNDAPQTEKLEKVARWLADKALPTGDAHAYFRDKFARHLVLLADEDFNWFSKNATVVEPHVRINNNTGAADSGGLFYTENLPPETLMLGSLMASRERSGKDNGLDAQTVLAQVIGAINGQLLQVGGDATTGRGLVAARLINGVSL
- the cmr5 gene encoding type III-B CRISPR module-associated protein Cmr5; protein product: MSTPAKSTKSAPVTLEQKRAQYAWQYAESGIGVSGDKYRNLAKAAPALIMNNGLMQTLAFLNSKNERHHQALAEHIRRWLSVRGGGPDRDVGFEAGMKAMLDFAPDQYRQATDEALLILRWIRQFAAAL
- the cmr6 gene encoding type III-B CRISPR module RAMP protein Cmr6, which encodes MAKPCIPSYVSQDFSACPPGHRFTLYFDLWSSEQEEYRLELAEWAANGRRGREPQQPLTREDWIIPSKRKTEAAQRACVLPDGSRAALKALCERQRTLAASVGVTMFAHPARLTAPLATGLGNEHPLENGFAFLSPHGLPYLAGSGLKGVIRRAAEELASGEWGDSAGWNKDAIDILFGLETESGDTEATRTRGALMFWDLFFRPASDKAPLLAVEIMTPHHSGYLQGNGTPHANEQPNPIPFLAVAAGCECTLYVQCNPAQISADAGAMRTDWPTLLAAAVEHAGEWMGFGAKSAVGYGRIGQDQALSRKLKQEAAERAEKQAREAREAELATLSPQARTIAEFVERCRDKQGSGRKDQYNPGGGLFSTALQLSKQALDEARQWSGADRIRLADALTEWLPKVIEKLDRKDDWKDARKRLCIAALRGE
- the csx2 gene encoding TIGR02221 family CRISPR-associated protein, translated to MTTLISFLGKGRYEKDGYRNAKYRFDEAFVREVPFFGLALNDYLKPDRLILVGTSGSMWDVFFEREASQSDDSLLELIEAVESDTVDAALLDGHAGRLSERLGHPVDCVLIDYARDEAGQAKLLGQLAASLTEGEHIAIDVTHSFRHLPMLALIAARFLSRVRNVLIEDIYYGAYDMKDAASDEVPVLRLKGMLKMLDWVDALSSYDKDGDYSVFSGLLAEDGMPEGLARILESAAFQERVNHLEGAKQKLSASLQAIATHHGPLGSLFRPELEARVAWVRKPERGQRELALAEAYLARRDYLRTTIFLLEGLITREIDRRKGISKNRDEREEARKALGQDNKQFRKLEWLRNALAHGQRSQDNDTAKLLNDEDALREALKRFIRVLA